One genomic window of Notamacropus eugenii isolate mMacEug1 chromosome 6, mMacEug1.pri_v2, whole genome shotgun sequence includes the following:
- the TMEM86A gene encoding lysoplasmalogenase TMEM86A, giving the protein MVSPVTVVKSEGPKLVPFFKATCIYFVLWLPASNPSWFSALIKCLPIFCLWLFLLAHGLGFLLTHPSATRIFAGLVFSAVGDAFLIWQDQGYFVHGLLMFAVTHILYASAFGMQPLALKRGLVIAVLSGLCYALLYPYLTGPYIYLVGAYEALIGFMGWRAMAGLRLIGAHWRWTELAAGSGALLFIISDLTIAINKFCFPVPYSRAVIMATYYAAQMLIALSVVESRDLGGNLGLSKVD; this is encoded by the exons ATGGTGTCCCCGGTCACTGTG GTAAAGAGTGAAGGGCCTAAACTGGTCCCTTTCTTCAAGGCCACTTGCATCTACTTTGTGCTGTGGCTGCCAGCCTCCAACCCCTCCTGGTTCAGCGCACTCATCAAGTGCTTGCCCATCTTCTGCCTCTGGCTGTTCCTGCTGGCACATGGACTTGGCTTCCTGCTCACCCATCCCAGCGCCACCCGAATCTTCGCAGGGCTCGTCTTCTCTGCAGTGGGTGATGCCTTCCTCATCTGGCAGGACCAGGGCTACTTCGTGCATG gacTGCTGATGTTTGCAGTGACCCACATACTCTATGCTTCAGCCTTTGGCATGCAGCCCCTGGCCCTTAAGAGAGGCCTGGTGATAGCAGTGCTTTCTGGACTCTGCTACGCCCTCCTCTACCCCTATCTAACTGGGCCTTACATCTACCTAGTGGGAGCCTACGAGGCCCTCATTGGTTTCATGGGCTGGAGGGCCATGGCAGGCCTGCGACTGATTGGGGCACACTGGCGCTGGACAGAACTGGCTGCGGGCAGTGGAGCCCTCCTCTTCATCATCTCCGACTTGACCATTGCCATCAACAAGTTCTGCTTCCCTGTCCCCTACTCGCGAGCTGTCATCATGGCTACCTATTATGCTGCACAGATGCTCATTGCTCTCTCTGTCGTAGAGAGCCGAGACCTGGGTGGGAACTTGGGATTGAGCAAGGTGGACTGA